A region from the Riemerella anatipestifer genome encodes:
- a CDS encoding Crp/Fnr family transcriptional regulator, with the protein MSFEKQLEIEKKFQEVFSEAFFQKNLKPEDFEKYTSSKEVLKYDKGDVLFDDGELPKGVYFIEKGTAKLSKSGVYGKDHILRIVKEGDILGYRSLLCDENFQARAEAMTEIEATFVPSDIFMQLLEADSRLSFAMMQKIAFELGESSNTITFLAQKTVRERLAEILLLLELKLGTDPEGFIKICLTREEVANLIGTATESAIRLISEFKNDGLIEVEGRNIKIKDHDKLKKVGHVVL; encoded by the coding sequence ATGTCGTTTGAAAAACAGTTAGAAATTGAAAAAAAGTTTCAAGAAGTCTTTAGTGAAGCGTTCTTTCAGAAAAACCTTAAACCTGAAGATTTTGAGAAATATACATCAAGTAAGGAGGTTTTAAAGTATGATAAGGGAGATGTACTTTTTGATGATGGAGAGCTACCCAAAGGAGTTTATTTTATAGAGAAAGGTACAGCTAAGCTTTCGAAATCTGGAGTTTATGGTAAAGATCATATTCTAAGAATAGTAAAGGAGGGGGATATATTAGGCTATCGTTCATTACTCTGCGATGAAAACTTTCAAGCTAGAGCAGAAGCAATGACGGAAATCGAGGCTACTTTTGTGCCGTCTGATATTTTTATGCAACTATTAGAGGCAGACTCTAGATTGTCTTTTGCGATGATGCAAAAAATTGCTTTTGAATTAGGAGAATCATCTAATACTATTACTTTTTTAGCACAAAAAACGGTTAGAGAAAGACTAGCCGAAATCTTACTTTTATTAGAACTTAAGTTAGGAACAGACCCTGAAGGCTTCATTAAAATATGCCTTACTAGAGAAGAGGTTGCTAATCTTATAGGTACAGCAACAGAGAGTGCCATTAGGCTTATTTCTGAGTTTAAAAATGATGGTCTTATCGAAGTGGAAGGTAGAAATATCAAGATAAAAGACCACGATAAATTGAAGAAAGTAGGACATGTGGTTCTCTAA
- the panB gene encoding 3-methyl-2-oxobutanoate hydroxymethyltransferase, whose translation MSVHSEIKKVTTETLRKMKFSKEKITMLTAYDFTTAKMVDAGGVDAILVGDSAANVMAGYETTLPITLDHMIYHAQSVVRGVERALVVVDLPFGTYQSHPQKALESAVRIMKESEAHAVKLEGGEEVSEAIKNIINAGIPVMGHLGLTPQSINQFGTYKVRAKEEAEAEKLIKDAQLLEELGCFAVVLEKIPSELAKKVTESISIPTIGIGAGVNCDGQVLVYQDMVGMNQGFSPKFLRRYLDLYSEITGAVSQYVKDVKTLDFPNESESY comes from the coding sequence ATGTCTGTACATTCAGAAATAAAAAAGGTAACCACTGAAACCTTGCGAAAAATGAAGTTTAGCAAGGAGAAAATCACGATGCTTACGGCATATGATTTTACTACTGCAAAAATGGTAGATGCAGGAGGGGTAGATGCTATTCTAGTTGGAGACTCAGCAGCTAATGTAATGGCAGGTTATGAAACTACATTGCCAATTACCCTAGATCATATGATATATCATGCACAATCTGTGGTTCGTGGGGTGGAGAGAGCTTTGGTGGTAGTGGATTTGCCATTCGGGACTTATCAAAGTCATCCTCAAAAAGCTTTAGAGTCAGCAGTGAGAATCATGAAAGAGTCAGAGGCTCACGCTGTAAAATTAGAAGGAGGAGAAGAAGTTTCAGAAGCGATAAAAAATATCATCAATGCGGGTATTCCTGTAATGGGACATTTGGGGCTTACGCCACAATCAATCAATCAATTTGGAACTTACAAGGTAAGAGCAAAAGAAGAAGCCGAAGCTGAAAAACTAATTAAAGACGCTCAGTTGTTAGAAGAATTAGGGTGTTTTGCTGTTGTTTTAGAAAAAATACCGTCCGAGTTAGCTAAAAAAGTAACCGAAAGCATTTCTATTCCTACCATTGGGATTGGTGCAGGTGTTAATTGTGATGGGCAGGTTTTGGTTTATCAGGATATGGTGGGTATGAATCAAGGCTTTTCTCCTAAGTTTCTAAGACGCTATTTGGACCTTTATTCAGAAATTACAGGAGCAGTATCTCAATATGTTAAAGATGTAAAAACATTAGACTTTCCTAATGAGTCGGAGAGTTATTAA
- a CDS encoding RluA family pseudouridine synthase, whose product MIQEQILYEDNHLLVINKKAGQLVQGDKTGDASLLELIKDFIKSRDNKPGNVFLGLVHRIDRPTSGLVIYAKTSKALTRLTQMIKNREIKKTYWAIVPKEMISPSQKLVHYLKKNEKNNKAIIFTKPTEGAKQAILSYNLILSLDNYLLLEIDLETGRHHQIRAQLSKIGVPIKGDLKYGASRSNSDGGISLHARKLDFIHPVSKEKITIVAPVPYQDSVWRACEDGVVQ is encoded by the coding sequence ATGATTCAAGAACAGATTCTTTATGAGGATAATCATCTGCTAGTTATCAATAAGAAGGCGGGACAATTAGTTCAAGGGGACAAAACAGGTGATGCCTCACTACTAGAACTGATAAAAGATTTTATAAAATCACGAGATAATAAGCCAGGTAATGTTTTTTTAGGGTTGGTGCATAGGATAGACCGTCCAACATCTGGGTTGGTAATTTATGCTAAAACATCTAAAGCTCTTACGAGGTTAACCCAAATGATTAAAAATAGAGAAATTAAAAAAACTTATTGGGCGATAGTTCCTAAAGAAATGATTTCTCCTTCTCAAAAATTGGTTCATTATCTCAAAAAGAATGAAAAAAATAATAAAGCGATAATCTTTACTAAACCTACGGAAGGTGCTAAACAAGCTATTTTATCCTATAATTTAATATTGAGTTTAGATAATTATTTGCTTTTAGAGATAGATTTAGAAACTGGTCGTCATCACCAAATTAGGGCTCAGTTGTCTAAGATAGGAGTTCCTATAAAAGGAGATTTAAAATATGGTGCTTCTCGTTCTAATTCAGATGGAGGAATTTCTCTTCACGCTAGAAAATTAGATTTTATTCACCCTGTATCCAAAGAGAAAATAACCATTGTAGCTCCTGTGCCATATCAAGACTCTGTTTGGCGAGCGTGTGAGGACGGAGTTGTACAGTAA
- a CDS encoding PorV/PorQ family protein has translation MKTLFKIITLILLLVFNLNIAQIVRKYSNEFLNIGAGARGLAMGGAVISNQDDVYSPMWNPAGLAKIENDWQASAMHAEYFESIAKYDYMAFAKPLDYNKGVFAFSLVRLGVDNILNTTQMIDGEGNIDYDRITKFSQADYAALLSYAFRPTHKLDVGVNAKLVYRNVGKFANGFGFGFDIGAIYHSDKGWNYGAMLRDATTTVNFWSINEKELSTVVNGEEFNPAPKNKMELSMPKLNLGVSKNFELNRDFDFLPEAGLNIDFTRTAALISTDFASITPYLGGELSFQKMIFVRLGVNRFQNITDLESQKRQLSFQPSAGVGIRYRGLTLDYAITNSGIGGSNFYSNFFSLKLDIANFRR, from the coding sequence ATGAAGACTTTATTTAAAATTATTACCCTCATATTACTATTAGTTTTCAATCTAAATATTGCCCAAATCGTTAGAAAATATTCTAATGAGTTTCTAAACATTGGTGCTGGTGCTAGAGGACTTGCTATGGGAGGTGCCGTTATTTCGAACCAAGATGATGTTTATTCTCCAATGTGGAATCCTGCTGGGCTAGCAAAAATTGAAAACGATTGGCAAGCCTCTGCTATGCACGCCGAATATTTTGAAAGCATTGCCAAGTATGATTATATGGCTTTCGCAAAGCCTTTGGATTACAACAAAGGTGTTTTTGCATTCTCTTTAGTAAGGTTAGGTGTGGACAATATCCTCAACACTACTCAAATGATAGACGGCGAAGGTAATATAGATTATGATAGAATTACAAAATTCTCTCAAGCCGACTACGCCGCTCTACTCTCCTATGCTTTTCGTCCAACCCATAAATTAGATGTTGGAGTTAATGCTAAACTGGTTTATAGAAATGTGGGGAAATTTGCTAACGGATTTGGGTTTGGGTTTGACATAGGAGCTATCTATCATTCGGATAAAGGGTGGAATTACGGTGCGATGCTTAGAGATGCTACTACTACGGTTAATTTTTGGTCTATAAATGAAAAAGAACTTTCTACCGTGGTTAACGGAGAAGAATTCAACCCCGCTCCTAAAAATAAAATGGAGTTATCTATGCCAAAATTAAACTTAGGAGTTAGCAAAAATTTTGAACTCAATCGTGATTTTGACTTTCTCCCAGAGGCAGGTCTTAATATTGATTTTACAAGAACTGCAGCACTTATTTCTACTGACTTTGCTAGTATTACTCCTTATCTAGGAGGTGAACTTTCTTTTCAAAAAATGATTTTTGTAAGATTAGGCGTTAACCGATTTCAAAATATCACAGACCTTGAAAGTCAAAAAAGACAATTATCATTTCAACCAAGTGCAGGCGTAGGTATTCGCTATAGAGGATTAACATTAGACTACGCCATTACCAATTCTGGCATTGGAGGAAGTAATTTTTACTCTAACTTTTTCTCGCTAAAGCTAGATATAGCAAATTTCAGAAGATAA
- a CDS encoding DMT family transporter, whose protein sequence is MWGFTAILGKMISLDTYTLVFYRMGLTALVLFIFLRFIKRKSIKLSSKRLLQLLGIGVIMGLHWLFFFQSIKVSNVSIALSCVALSTIFASIIEPIIYKRRLDWTEVAIGIVILGGMGLIFKTEFRYVEGIIYGATCALLGTIFSILNGKLSQTTPASHIIFYEMIGGWLLVSTILGINGTLDNIHEIGIKDTLLVLILAIGFTAYPMIESTSLMKVISPFTLILTVNLEPVYGIILAYLIFGESEHMSPMFYLGAGIMIFSIVANGIIKAKRKKALKTSH, encoded by the coding sequence ATGTGGGGATTTACAGCTATTCTTGGCAAAATGATTAGCTTAGACACCTACACTTTGGTTTTTTACAGAATGGGGCTCACCGCTTTAGTTCTTTTTATTTTTCTACGATTTATAAAACGAAAAAGCATCAAACTTTCTTCTAAACGGCTATTACAACTACTTGGCATTGGAGTTATCATGGGGCTTCATTGGTTGTTTTTCTTTCAATCTATCAAAGTTTCCAATGTATCTATCGCTCTTAGCTGTGTAGCTCTATCTACTATTTTTGCTTCTATAATAGAACCCATTATCTATAAAAGAAGACTAGACTGGACAGAAGTTGCTATAGGCATTGTAATATTGGGAGGAATGGGACTTATCTTTAAAACAGAATTTAGATATGTAGAGGGGATTATCTACGGAGCTACCTGTGCCTTACTAGGAACTATTTTTTCTATTCTTAATGGGAAATTATCACAAACCACACCAGCTAGCCATATTATTTTTTATGAAATGATAGGTGGGTGGCTCCTCGTGAGCACTATACTTGGTATTAATGGAACTCTTGACAATATACACGAAATAGGAATTAAAGACACCCTACTAGTTCTAATTCTTGCCATTGGCTTTACTGCATACCCTATGATAGAATCCACCAGCTTAATGAAAGTGATTTCGCCGTTCACTCTTATACTAACCGTAAATCTAGAACCTGTGTATGGAATTATATTAGCTTACCTCATATTTGGTGAGTCAGAACACATGAGCCCTATGTTCTACCTAGGAGCTGGAATTATGATTTTTTCTATAGTCGCCAATGGTATCATAAAAGCAAAACGAAAAAAAGCATTAAAAACAAGTCATTAA
- the rpsU gene encoding 30S ribosomal protein S21, whose protein sequence is MLIIPVKDGESIDRALKKYKRKFDKTGVVRSLRARQQYVKPSVLRRQQILRAAHKQRALSKEEQA, encoded by the coding sequence ATGCTAATAATTCCAGTAAAAGATGGAGAGTCCATCGACAGAGCGCTGAAAAAATACAAAAGGAAATTTGACAAAACTGGTGTTGTACGTTCTTTAAGAGCAAGACAGCAGTATGTTAAGCCTTCTGTACTTAGAAGACAGCAGATTTTAAGAGCGGCTCACAAGCAAAGAGCTTTAAGCAAAGAAGAACAAGCATAA
- a CDS encoding tyrosine-type recombinase/integrase, with the protein MIEKFLDYITIEKRYSLNTLASYSRDLQDFSDFVKETEGVDTLISVDKKVIRNFVVYLSENNLSKRTINRKLSALRSFYIYLVKLGIISASPMETVSSLKFYGEKQIPFSQKEMENLRSVLNEEKLLLNKLIIELLYQTGMRKSELCGLALKDVDFVQNMIRVVGKGNKMREIPISENIKRELKLYLEKERIPIKENSDCFFVRESGQKLTGKFVYSVVNNYLSAVTSKKKKSPHMLRHSFATHVLENGAEIAQVKEILGHASLASTQVYTSADVNKLKKVLNSFHPRGKK; encoded by the coding sequence ATGATTGAGAAATTTTTAGATTATATTACAATTGAGAAAAGGTATTCCTTAAATACGCTTGCTAGTTATAGTAGAGATTTACAAGATTTCTCTGATTTTGTTAAAGAAACTGAAGGGGTAGATACCTTGATAAGTGTTGATAAAAAAGTAATAAGAAATTTTGTGGTCTATCTTAGTGAAAATAATCTGAGCAAGAGAACCATCAATAGAAAATTATCTGCGTTAAGGAGTTTTTATATTTATCTTGTCAAATTGGGGATTATTTCTGCGTCTCCTATGGAAACGGTGTCTTCTTTGAAATTTTATGGAGAAAAACAAATTCCTTTTTCTCAAAAGGAAATGGAAAATTTGCGAAGTGTTTTAAACGAAGAAAAGTTATTGCTAAATAAACTTATTATAGAATTGCTTTACCAAACAGGAATGCGTAAGTCGGAGCTGTGTGGGCTTGCATTAAAAGATGTGGATTTTGTTCAGAATATGATAAGGGTTGTAGGTAAGGGTAATAAGATGAGAGAGATACCTATTTCAGAAAATATAAAAAGAGAATTAAAACTGTATCTTGAAAAAGAAAGGATCCCTATTAAAGAGAATTCGGATTGTTTTTTTGTTCGAGAAAGTGGTCAAAAACTAACGGGGAAATTTGTATATTCTGTAGTAAATAACTATCTTAGTGCTGTAACTTCCAAAAAAAAGAAAAGTCCTCATATGCTAAGGCATAGTTTTGCGACGCATGTTTTGGAAAATGGTGCGGAAATTGCTCAGGTAAAAGAGATTTTAGGCCATGCGAGTTTAGCATCTACTCAGGTGTATACATCAGCAGATGTTAATAAGTTGAAAAAAGTGCTTAACTCGTTTCATCCTAGAGGAAAGAAATAA
- the hpf gene encoding ribosome hibernation-promoting factor, HPF/YfiA family — MKITVQAMGLTPHQPLEEYLDKKLNKLDTFYDKILECQVFLKVENTSEKENKTAEVILAVPGDDIVVKKTCATFEEAIDKCHDIAKKLLIKKKEKN; from the coding sequence ATGAAAATTACAGTTCAAGCAATGGGGCTTACGCCTCATCAACCATTAGAGGAGTATTTAGATAAAAAATTAAATAAATTAGATACTTTTTATGATAAAATTTTAGAGTGTCAGGTTTTTTTGAAAGTAGAAAATACATCAGAAAAAGAAAATAAAACGGCGGAGGTTATTTTGGCTGTGCCAGGAGATGATATTGTGGTAAAGAAGACTTGTGCTACATTTGAAGAAGCAATAGATAAATGTCATGATATTGCTAAAAAATTGTTAATCAAGAAGAAAGAGAAAAATTAA
- a CDS encoding quinone-dependent dihydroorotate dehydrogenase, protein MYKTVIRPLLFRFDPEKVHHFTFKFIKTLFKIPFISSLVSSRYVIENPKLEREVFGLKFKNPVGLAAGFDKDAKLYKELSSFGFGFIEIGTITPKPQPGNDKQRLFRLKEDEAVINRMGFNNGGVDEVVKRLKKNKGVLIGGNIGKNKVTNNDNAEEDYIICFNALYDYVDYFVVNVSSPNTPNLRDLQEKEPLTKLLKLLQLENQKKIKQKPILLKIAPDLTDSQLLDVIDIVKTTNTAGVIATNTTVSRENLKSNLKSEVGGLSGKPLRERATEVIKFLSEKSGGVFPIIGVGGIHSEEDALEKIKAGATLVQLYTGFIYEGPTLVKRINKKILSEL, encoded by the coding sequence ATGTATAAAACAGTCATTCGTCCGTTATTATTTCGTTTTGACCCAGAAAAGGTTCATCATTTTACCTTTAAGTTTATAAAAACTCTTTTTAAGATACCGTTTATTTCTTCTTTAGTGAGTTCTCGCTATGTGATAGAGAATCCCAAATTAGAAAGGGAGGTTTTTGGATTAAAGTTTAAAAATCCTGTAGGGTTAGCGGCTGGATTTGATAAGGATGCTAAGTTGTACAAAGAGCTTTCGTCTTTTGGATTTGGTTTTATAGAAATAGGAACCATTACACCTAAGCCTCAACCCGGGAATGATAAACAAAGATTATTTAGATTGAAGGAAGATGAAGCGGTTATAAATAGAATGGGATTCAATAATGGAGGAGTAGATGAGGTGGTAAAAAGATTGAAAAAAAATAAGGGAGTGCTTATAGGAGGAAATATAGGGAAGAATAAAGTTACCAATAATGATAATGCAGAGGAAGATTATATTATATGCTTCAATGCACTCTATGATTATGTAGATTATTTTGTGGTGAATGTTAGCTCTCCTAATACACCTAATTTAAGAGATTTACAGGAGAAAGAACCACTTACAAAATTATTGAAACTACTTCAACTAGAAAATCAAAAGAAAATAAAACAGAAACCTATTTTGTTAAAAATTGCTCCTGACCTTACAGATTCTCAACTTTTGGATGTAATTGATATTGTAAAGACAACAAATACAGCGGGGGTTATAGCTACTAATACAACTGTAAGTAGGGAAAACCTGAAGTCAAATTTAAAATCTGAAGTTGGGGGATTGTCTGGTAAACCTCTTCGAGAAAGAGCAACGGAGGTAATTAAATTTCTGTCAGAAAAAAGCGGAGGTGTTTTTCCTATTATTGGAGTTGGGGGAATCCATTCTGAAGAAGATGCTTTAGAAAAAATAAAAGCTGGAGCTACCTTGGTACAGCTTTATACAGGTTTTATATATGAGGGGCCAACTTTAGTAAAAAGGATAAATAAGAAGATTTTATCAGAGCTATAA
- the tuf gene encoding elongation factor Tu, whose amino-acid sequence MAKETFNRNKPHLNIGTIGHVDHGKTTLTAAISKVLADKGLAEVKDFSSIDSAPEEKERGITINTAHIEYETENRHYAHVDCPGHADYVKNMVTGAAQMDGAILVVAATDGPMPQTREHILLCRQVNVPRIVVFMNKVDMVDDPELLELVELEVRDLLSTYEYDGDNSPVIQGSALGALNGEAKWVATVDALMEAVDTWIEQPVRDQDKPFLMPIEDVFSITGRGTVATGRIESGVINTGDPVDIVGMGDEKLTSTVTGVEMFRKILDRGEAGDNVGLLLRGIEKTDIKRGMVIAKQGSVTPHKKFKAEVYILSKEEGGRHTPFHNKYRPQFYVRTTDVTGEIFLPEGVEMVMPGDNLTITVELLQPIALNVGLRFAIREGGRTVGAGQVTEILD is encoded by the coding sequence ATGGCAAAGGAAACGTTTAATCGTAACAAACCGCACTTAAACATTGGTACTATTGGTCACGTAGACCACGGTAAAACTACCTTGACTGCGGCTATTTCTAAAGTATTAGCAGATAAAGGTCTTGCTGAAGTAAAAGATTTCTCTTCTATTGACTCTGCTCCAGAGGAAAAAGAAAGAGGTATTACAATCAATACAGCTCACATTGAGTATGAAACTGAAAACAGACACTACGCTCACGTAGACTGTCCTGGTCACGCCGACTATGTTAAGAACATGGTAACTGGTGCTGCACAGATGGACGGTGCTATCTTAGTAGTAGCTGCTACTGATGGTCCTATGCCACAGACAAGAGAGCATATCTTGTTATGTCGTCAGGTAAATGTACCTAGAATTGTAGTGTTTATGAACAAAGTAGATATGGTTGATGATCCAGAGCTTCTTGAGCTTGTTGAGCTTGAAGTGAGAGATTTACTTTCTACTTACGAATATGATGGAGATAACTCTCCTGTAATCCAAGGTTCTGCTTTAGGTGCTCTTAACGGAGAGGCTAAGTGGGTAGCTACTGTAGATGCTTTAATGGAAGCAGTAGATACTTGGATTGAGCAGCCAGTTAGAGATCAAGATAAACCATTCTTGATGCCAATCGAAGATGTATTCTCTATTACAGGTAGAGGTACAGTAGCAACTGGTAGAATTGAGTCTGGTGTTATCAATACTGGTGACCCTGTAGATATCGTAGGTATGGGAGATGAGAAATTAACATCTACTGTAACTGGGGTTGAGATGTTTAGAAAAATCTTAGACAGAGGTGAGGCTGGTGATAACGTAGGATTACTTTTAAGAGGTATCGAAAAAACAGATATCAAGAGAGGTATGGTTATCGCTAAACAAGGTTCTGTAACTCCGCACAAAAAATTCAAAGCAGAGGTTTATATCCTTTCTAAAGAAGAAGGTGGTCGTCACACTCCTTTCCATAACAAATATCGTCCTCAGTTCTATGTAAGAACTACAGACGTTACGGGTGAGATTTTCTTACCAGAAGGAGTAGAGATGGTAATGCCTGGTGATAACTTAACTATTACTGTAGAATTATTACAACCAATCGCTCTTAACGTAGGTCTTAGATTTGCAATTAGAGAAGGTGGTAGAACTGTAGGTGCTGGTCAGGTAACTGAAATCTTAGACTAA
- the secE gene encoding preprotein translocase subunit SecE yields MSSLVSFLKDSYIEFKDKVEWPKWMDLQSSTTVVAVSTLILALFTFGVDTLFSRSINNLFSLLINLFN; encoded by the coding sequence ATGAGTTCGTTAGTAAGCTTTTTAAAAGATTCGTATATAGAGTTTAAGGATAAGGTGGAATGGCCTAAGTGGATGGATTTACAGTCTTCCACTACGGTTGTAGCTGTATCTACCTTAATATTGGCTTTATTTACTTTTGGAGTTGATACTCTTTTTAGTAGGTCAATCAATAATCTTTTTAGTTTACTTATTAACTTATTTAATTAA
- the nusG gene encoding transcription termination/antitermination protein NusG, producing MSELKWYVLKAVSGQENKVKSYIENEIQRFKLEDFVSQIVIPMEKTIQMRNGKKVQKEKPYYPGYLMVEANLTGEVPHIIKNIPGVISFLSLTKGGDPVPMRKSEVNRMLGRMDELSQFATDVDIPYVVGESVKVIDGPFNGFNGTIEKIHEDKKKLEVMVLIFGRKTPLELNYMQVEKI from the coding sequence ATGAGTGAGCTTAAATGGTATGTGCTGAAAGCAGTAAGCGGACAGGAAAATAAAGTGAAAAGCTATATAGAAAATGAAATCCAAAGATTTAAGTTAGAGGATTTTGTTTCTCAGATAGTTATTCCTATGGAGAAAACAATTCAAATGAGAAATGGAAAGAAGGTGCAGAAAGAGAAACCTTACTATCCAGGTTATTTAATGGTGGAAGCTAATCTTACGGGAGAAGTGCCTCATATTATAAAGAATATACCAGGTGTTATCTCTTTTTTGAGTCTTACTAAAGGAGGAGATCCTGTTCCTATGAGAAAGTCTGAGGTAAATAGAATGTTAGGTAGGATGGATGAATTGTCACAGTTTGCTACAGATGTTGATATTCCTTATGTGGTGGGCGAGAGTGTTAAGGTGATTGATGGACCATTTAATGGATTCAATGGAACGATAGAGAAAATTCACGAGGATAAAAAGAAATTAGAAGTTATGGTTCTTATTTTCGGTAGAAAAACGCCTCTTGAACTTAACTATATGCAAGTAGAGAAGATATAG
- the rplK gene encoding 50S ribosomal protein L11, with protein MAKKVFKMVKLQVKGGAANPSPPVGPALGSAGVNIMEFCKQFNGRTQDKPGQVLPVVITVYEDKSFDFVIKTPPAAVQLLEASKVKKGSGQPNREKVGSVSWEQVQKIAEDKMSDLNCFTLDSAMSMVAGTARSMGLKVTGTKPTNA; from the coding sequence ATGGCAAAGAAAGTCTTTAAAATGGTTAAGCTCCAGGTGAAAGGTGGTGCTGCTAATCCTTCGCCTCCAGTAGGACCTGCTTTAGGTTCTGCAGGGGTAAATATCATGGAGTTTTGTAAGCAATTCAACGGAAGAACTCAGGATAAACCAGGACAGGTATTACCTGTAGTGATTACAGTGTATGAAGATAAATCATTTGATTTCGTAATTAAAACTCCTCCTGCAGCTGTGCAGCTTTTGGAAGCTTCTAAAGTGAAAAAAGGTTCAGGACAGCCTAACAGAGAGAAAGTAGGTAGCGTATCTTGGGAGCAAGTACAGAAGATAGCAGAAGATAAGATGTCGGATTTAAACTGCTTCACTCTTGATTCTGCAATGAGTATGGTTGCTGGTACAGCTAGATCTATGGGATTAAAGGTAACAGGAACTAAACCTACTAACGCTTAA
- the rplA gene encoding 50S ribosomal protein L1, protein MARLTKKQKEVSTKIEKNKFYTLEEASALVKEVSTAKFDASVDIAVRLGVDPRKANQMVRGVVSLPHGTGKDVKVLALVTPDKEAEAKEAGADFVGLDEYLEKIKGGWTDVDVIVTMPAVMGKLGPLGRVLGPRGLMPNPKSGTVTMEVGKAVSEVKAGKIDFKVDKYGIVHAAIGKVSFDAEKIKENAQELVQTLIKLKPTAAKGTYMKSIYISPTMGPGIAIDTKSVN, encoded by the coding sequence ATGGCAAGATTAACTAAAAAGCAAAAAGAAGTTTCTACTAAGATAGAAAAAAATAAGTTTTACACTCTTGAAGAAGCTTCGGCTTTGGTAAAAGAGGTAAGTACTGCAAAGTTTGATGCTTCTGTAGATATCGCTGTGAGATTGGGTGTAGACCCGAGAAAAGCGAATCAGATGGTAAGAGGGGTTGTTTCTCTTCCTCACGGGACTGGTAAAGATGTTAAAGTTTTAGCTTTAGTAACTCCAGATAAGGAAGCTGAAGCTAAAGAGGCTGGTGCAGACTTTGTAGGTCTTGATGAGTATCTAGAGAAAATCAAAGGTGGTTGGACAGATGTAGATGTTATCGTTACTATGCCTGCTGTAATGGGGAAATTAGGTCCTCTAGGTAGAGTGTTAGGTCCGAGAGGTCTTATGCCAAACCCTAAATCAGGAACTGTAACTATGGAAGTAGGAAAGGCGGTTTCTGAAGTTAAGGCAGGTAAAATAGACTTTAAAGTGGATAAGTATGGTATCGTACATGCTGCTATAGGTAAAGTATCTTTTGATGCTGAAAAAATTAAAGAAAATGCACAAGAATTGGTGCAAACTTTAATAAAACTTAAGCCTACAGCTGCTAAAGGAACTTATATGAAGAGTATTTATATCTCTCCTACAATGGGGCCTGGTATAGCAATCGATACTAAATCTGTAAACTAA
- the rplJ gene encoding 50S ribosomal protein L10: MTKEEKVLVIQEIKELLQDAKNVYVASLEGMNASATSDFRRRAFKNNIKLKVVKNTLLRKAMEQMEGVDYSEMFATFKGNSALMISETANAPAKLIKDFRKNAEFPALKAAYLDETFYIGDDKLGALASLKSKEEMLGEIIGLLQSPIRNILSALQNQDKMKEEGAE; the protein is encoded by the coding sequence ATGACTAAAGAAGAAAAAGTATTAGTAATACAAGAGATAAAAGAATTGCTACAAGATGCTAAGAATGTATATGTAGCAAGCCTTGAAGGAATGAATGCTTCTGCGACTTCAGATTTTAGAAGAAGAGCCTTCAAGAATAACATTAAGTTAAAAGTAGTAAAAAATACTTTACTTAGAAAAGCAATGGAGCAAATGGAAGGAGTAGATTACTCTGAAATGTTTGCAACATTTAAAGGTAATTCTGCTTTAATGATTTCAGAGACGGCTAATGCTCCTGCTAAGCTGATTAAAGATTTTAGAAAAAATGCAGAGTTTCCTGCACTAAAAGCAGCTTACCTAGATGAAACCTTCTATATTGGAGATGACAAACTAGGTGCTCTTGCAAGTCTTAAGTCTAAGGAAGAGATGCTTGGAGAAATCATTGGATTACTTCAGTCTCCTATCAGAAATATTCTTTCTGCTCTTCAAAACCAAGACAAAATGAAGGAAGAAGGTGCTGAGTAA